A window of the Drosophila simulans strain w501 chromosome 2L, Prin_Dsim_3.1, whole genome shotgun sequence genome harbors these coding sequences:
- the LOC6732372 gene encoding protein rolling stone, with translation MFRLLAGTEPELSSGNLQEPLSLRDELRFRRLGLHHHSPTDFLRSQWQSGPKSSIFLAYRWALGGFFGAGVVGCISEYYNNGNFFIFLTNWGFVLCGVTSIAGAILVTFYHYKPETWVPPSCLIKVYWACYWTNITLACVIAFAYWTAIYPKDRVLTNPTRVSDLYNIWTHLLPPIFFTIDNFLVAQPARLLHFVYPLAFLHTYGIFAILFYALGGRNLDGKHYIYPFLNFARPKIVLKTVTYLSIVLVSLSSLEYGVYRLRNFIARKLGYL, from the exons CCGGAACTGAGCCAGAATTATCCTCCGGCAATCTTCAAGAGCCCTTAAGTTTACGGGATGAGCTCCGCTTCCGTAGACTTGGCTTACATCATCATTCTCCCACGGACTTCCTACGTTCGCAA TGGCAGTCTGGGCCAAAATCTTCTATTTTCTTGGCTTACCGATGGGCATTAGGCGGATTCTTCGGTGCCGGCGTGGTCGGTTGTATTTCTGAGTACTACAACAACggaaatttttttatattcttgaCCAACTGGGGATTTGTGTTGTGTGGCGTTACCAGTATTGCCGGAGCAATACTTGTGACTTTCTATCACTACAAGCCGGAAACCTGGG TTCCCCCGAGTTGCTTGATTAAGGTTTATTGGGCTTGCTATTGGACTAACATCACATTGGCGTGCGTAATTGCATTCGCCTATTGGACAGCTATATATCCCAAGGATCGGGTGTTAACTAATCCGACTCGGGTTTCCGATTTGTATAACATATGGACTCACTTGCTGCCACCTATTTTCTTCACCATCGATAACTTTCTGGTGGCGCAACCAGCCCGACTTCTTCACTTTGTATATCCACTGGCATTCCTCCATACTTACGGAATATTCGCAATACTATTCTATGCCCTGGGCGGTCGTAACTT agACGGAAAACACTATATATATCCGTTTTTGAATTTTGCTAGGCCAAAGATAGTTTTAAAAACCGTAACATATCTCAGTATAGTTCTGGTGTCCTTGTCCAGTCTCGAATATGGAGTCTACCGACTACGCAATTTCATAGCACGCAAGCTGGGATATCTTTAG